In Fusarium falciforme chromosome 9, complete sequence, the following are encoded in one genomic region:
- a CDS encoding AB hydrolase-1 domain-containing protein — translation MATLTSNRLLEQTSLSLIVTGNMFSLRRIATTTAPAVGRQGLQATSARIRLYSQAVGPLVYDLHEPPRPVTDKRKAPILFLHGLFGSKKNNRAISKALARDLGRYVYALDLRNHGESPHSTQHDYLAMAQDVAVFIEGHGLTDTTLIGHSMGAKTSMALALRSPELVADIVAVDNAPVDVTLSRDFAEYVRGMKKINDANVTRQAEADKILSEYEESLAIRQFLLGNMYQPAGEKFRKFRIPLDILGKSLDNLGDFPYKDPNEIRFEKPALFVRGTKSKYVPDELIPLIGQFFPKFRLVDVDAGHWLISEQPEAFRQAVVEFLQKPE, via the exons ATGGCAACTTTGACATCTAATCGGCTTCTTGAACAAACATCTTTGTCTCTCATCGTGACAGGAAACATGTTCTCCCTACGAAGGatagcgacgacgacggccccTGCTGTTGGTCGCCAGGGTCTTCAGGCTACGTCTGCAAGGATAAGACTGTACTCCCAGGCCGTTGGCCCATTGGTCTATGATCTACATGAACCACCGCGTCCTGTTACCGACAAGAGGAAAGCCCCCATTCTCTTTCTTCACGGGCTGTTCGGatccaagaagaacaacaGAGCCATCAGCAA AGCCCTGGCCCGGGATCTTGGACGATATGTGTACGCCTTG GATCTCAGAAACCATGGCGAGTCGCCTCACAGCACCCAGCATGACTACCTTGCCATGGCCCAGGATGTAGCAGTGTTCATCGAAGGACATGGTCTCACTGACACGACACTCATCGGTCACTCAAT GGGCGCCAAGACTTCAATGGCTCTGGCCTTGCGCTCTCCGGAACTTGTGGCCGACATCGTAGCCGTTGACAACGCCCCCGTAGATGTGACCCTCAGCAGGGACTTTGCCGAGTACGTTCGCGGCATGAAGAAGATCAACGACGCAAACGTCACCCGTCAGGCCGAGGCCGACAAGATTCTTAGCGAGTACGAAGAGTCCCTCGCCATCCGACAGTTCTTGTTGGGCAACATGTATCAGCCCGCTGGCGAAAAGTTCCGCAAGTTCCGCATCCCTCTGGACATCCTGGGCAAGTCTCTGGACAACCTTGGAGACTTTCCCTACAAGGACCCCAACGAGATCCGATTCGAGAAGCCCGCCCTGTTTGTGCGAGGCACCAAGAGTAAATATGTTCCGGACGAGCTCATCCCCTTGATCGGCCAATTCTTCCCCAAGTTCCGTCTTGTCGACGTAGATGCCGGGCACTGGCTCATTTCTGAGCAGCCTGAAGCCTTCAGGCAAG CGGTTGTCGAGTTTCTCCAGAAGCCCGAGTAA